In Chlorocebus sabaeus isolate Y175 chromosome 2, mChlSab1.0.hap1, whole genome shotgun sequence, the genomic stretch TTTCAGCTGTTACTTCTTTAGTTAAGACTTttttggaggaagagaaagaggaagtggagggaaagcaaagaaaatacaaCATTCTACCCCAAGAGCTGTGTTGGAGAAAATGTCATGCAATCATTTATAATTGGTCAATTTTGCTTTTGCAACCTTGAAGTTGAGACTTCATGCATGACCAAGAGGCGACATGATGCTCCTCAAGAGGTGCCCGGCATTGCTTCGCATTTGTGTGTACATGTTCCGAATGCAGCCACATTTCGCTGTATCTCAGAGTCTCCCAACATAATTAAATCCCAATTCCTCAcagaaaaacaagataaataaaatgcactCGGCAGAAACACAGGATCTGAGGATTCATGACAAAACACCACTTCAAGGGCCATCTAGTCTCAGTGACTCCAGGGAGGGTGCAGGGGGGGGAAAAaagtcttgttttcttttgaacaGAAAAACACTTCCTCAAGAGCCCAAGTTGTGTGGAAACAATGACAAGATAATTTGCAGGACCCCTTCACTATTTCACTCTGAAACGTAAGCTGGATTTTCCTACCAGGCAAATATTGCTGACCCCTTTTGATCCTTTTCCTCGCTCTGTTTTCATCCATTCCCCCAAATCAACACTTTTGGACAGGTTTCATTGACACTGGAGATGTTCAAATTAACCTGCAGAATTGAATCCAGGGAACCCAATGTCTTCTGAAGAAGCAGATTGCAGAAGCCCCCAAATGCACGAGGTGTTGACGCTGACGTGCACCCATCAGCTCAGGACTCCTGGCGAGTTGTATAGGGACCTGGCCCAACTTTGGTGCCTACCCACGCACTACAACGTACTGCAACACATTTCTGCAAATTAGACGTGCTACGTTAAGACAAAACAACCACAGCCTCTCTCTTTCAAGATCCTGCTGGCATTTCATTCACTTGGTAGAGCGGCCCTGAGTGCTGATGAGTCGGTGTGGTGACACCTTGGCCCTGGCTGGGTggctatttgttttcatttctcctatTTGGCTAATTAAAGCCAATCATCAGTTGCAGGATGAACCAAGATTACAACAGGCACCTTGGGCTACACCAGCATTTGTACTCGTGCCTTCGTTTATTCAGTTGGCCAATGTTTGTTGACTGCCCTGAGTTTTACCCCGCTTCCAAGTCAGCCTCTTCTGTGTTCTCTGGGGATGTAAGACAAGCACCGGTGAGGCCGCCACAACCTGAAGTCCAACAACCTGGGCTCACATCCTGGCTTTGCCACATCCGGGTGGCACGTGTCCGGTGGAAGCTAAGCCCATCTCTGAGCTGAGTCTGTTTCTCTGCCCATGAGAGGAAGATAACACTAACACTGACTCCAGGGTTATTGCAAAAATCAGATGGGAATAATGTATAGAAGTGCAAGGGGTCCGCACCCAGTTAACAGGTGCTGTCATCCCCCTCGTCATCATCAGCGTCACTCCTGCCTTCTCAGCTGATCACTGGGGACCCCAAAAGTCTCCAGATGCAACCCCCAACCTCAAGGGAACTGAGGAATCCACTCTGCCTCATTTTCCTAAAATACCCCTAGGGCACAGAGAGTTTGGGGTCAAGCAGCTCTGAGGGGGCAGTAGGGAGCCCTCAGCTCTTCTGAACCCCTGCTGGGAAGGTCTGCCTGCGAGGCCAGGAAAGGGACAGAACATGCCATCTGCTCACTTCTCAACTCAGCCCCCAACCCCTCCCAAGGCCTCCTGAAGTTCCTGCCAGGCCCCCACATCCCCTGGACTGGAGCCCTAAGACTCAGCCCCTCCTAACCCACTCCAGCCCCAGGCTGGGTGGGAAGAGCCATGCTTGGAAGCTTCACTGCAGGAACTGGGCCTCCAGGGCCAGGCCAGCGCCCCTGAGCACAGCCCGTGGCTGGAGTATTTGGACGCAGCTCACTGCCGAGCTTCCCACAGCATCCCGTCATCTGGGCCATCTCAAGCCCGTCAGCCCCGAGTGGAGATGACAGTTTCTGGGAGAGCTGCTGCTCTTTAGCAGCTGAAGGTCTTGGCACTCTCACCTCTGAGCAGCCCAAGAAGGGATCGTGAACAGCCCCACACCCGGGCTTGACTTGTCTCCAGGCCCAGCCAAGCTCATCCAGGGGTCACTCCAGAGGATCTGGAGCTTGTGCTGCAGTGCCTGCTTCCCGTGTCCATCTTCCAGTCACCTTCTGCCCTGAGCCCAATTCCTCCCCTGGTGTCCAGGCTTAGGGAGCCCTGAAGAAGGGCAGGGCCTGCACTGTTTGTCCTCAGACCTTGGCCCAGGCCTCTGTAGTGGCCATGCATTCTTTCACTTGCCACGCGTTCACTGAGCACCAAGTAGACAGCAGGCACCCAGCACCAGGTGAGACCTGAAGCCAGTGGCCTCAAGGGACCTGCTCTGTGCTGGGAGAGGCCAAGCAGCCCCCAGGGCTCCTTGGCGGAGGGGAGTGGTCTGCTCTGGGGATGGGCTAGGGCCCCACTGTCCCCAGCACCTTGGGTCCTGAGTCCCGAGTGTCCTTTGTCCAGGATCGTGGGTCCTTCCGGCACCTGCGGCAGCACCTGGTCACGGCTGGCAAGCCCGTGGAAGTTCTGGGCTTCTAGGAGTCTGCTCCACGCAGTAGAATTCTCAGAGGCCTCCCAGCCCCAGAATCTGGGACGGTCTCCATCTAGGAGGCTTGGATTCCAGGGTGATCACATCTGGGAACCCAGGAGGAGATGCGTCGGAGAGGCTGATTCTAGGATCCTCAATATGGGGAGCGCATCACTATCTCCAGAACTGGGGCACCCTGGGGACAGGGCTGCGATGGAGGGTGCGGGACAGCCCTGCCTGGCTGTCTGTGGCCACAGTGGGGTTGGGAGGGCAGATGGGGTGGGTGTTCTTGGGGCATGCTGGGGTCTTACTCAGGTCTGTCTGCTTTGCAGCCCACACCGCACTggtggctggggaggctgggggcaGCCGCCTGCGCTGGGAACCCCGCTGCCAGCCGCCTTTGCCAGATAGAGTGCCCAGCACTGCAATCCTGCCCCCACGCCTCAATGGACCTTGGATCTCCACGGGGTAAGACCTCAGGTCATCCTGACCATGGGCCCATGGGCTCGGAGACTTCTACCTCTCTGAGACTCGGTGTCCAATCTTTGAAATAGGCATAATTCACATAGTTATCCAAGAGGCCTGCTATCTGCCAAGCTGCTGGCGATGCTTGCCTCCCCTCCCAGACTGCAATGGGAGGCAGGGACTGTGTTGGGCATCACGTCCATGGACAAAATCCATTCAACACCTTGAGCACCTATTATACAAACCTATTACGAACTGAGTGCCCAGGGTCAGCAGTGGGACGTGCCCTTAACATttgaacacatgaatgaatagTATAAACTTGAGATTGCACTAAGCTCttcaatgaaggaaataaaaccaaGGATGTGATAGCAAGTGACCTGGAGGGTTCTTTAGAGACCGATCAGGGGAGGCTTCTTGGAGGTGGTGACATCAGCTGAGAGCTAAAAGGAGAGGAATCAGCCATCTAGAGGGCCAGGGAAGAGCCAGGCAGAGGGGGCAGCTGGTGAAAGGCCCTggggtggccgggcgtggtggctcaagcctgtaatcccagcactttgggaggccgagacgggtggatcacgaggtcagaagatcgagagcatcctggctaacacggtgaaaccccgtctctacttaaaaaatacaaaaaaaaaaaaaactagctgggcgaggtggccgacgcctgtagtcccagctactcgggaggctgaggcaggagaatgggcgtaaacccgggaggcggagcttgcagtgagctgagatccggccactgcactccagcctgggcgacagagcgagactccgtctcaaaaaaaaaaaaaaaaaaaaagaaacgccTTGGGGTAGGAAGTGGCAGGCCAGGGAGAGCCTGGGTGCACCCATCTAATTCTGTCTAACCTGACAGGCTCACTCGACATTTCAGAGGCTCAGTTGCTGCTTTGCGGCCAATGGACTTTGCATTCTCTCCTCATCTGTGGTGCACAAACCCTACAGCAGCCAGCTGAGTCCCCACTCCTGGGGCAGGGATTGGGGAAAAGCGTGGCCCCCTCCACACCTGGCACATTCCTCCTTCCCCCAACATCCCCTCCAGGCCAGTCCCATTCTGGGGTCAAGGACTGGCCTCTTGGTGTCCTTCCTGTACCTCCTGAGGTCAGGCAGAAACTCCCAACTGCCAAACATCTGCTAGCGCTTTGGGTGGAGGAAGGGATGTGAGTTCTTCAAGGCCGCTTCGAACACATTTGCAGGCTCAGCCAGGCTGCAAGCAGTCCCCACGCCCACGGCACAGTCCAGGGGGGATCCAGGCATCCACTCGCCAGGGTCACCCAGACAGAACTGGGGTGCAGGAAGAGAGGACACTGGTTGCAGCCCGCTCCTGCCCCAAGACAGTAACATTTTGGAGCAGTTTTTCTAAGAAATTTCTTCTAGAACTTTCTTCCTTGAAAGTTCCCTGCCATGCTCTCCAGACTGACCTTGCTGCTTCCTGGGAGAAGAGTGGGAAAGGGTCCTGAGCCTGGGAACCATCGAGAGGTCCAGTGTGACCTACTGTGTCCTCTCAGACAAATCTCCCCTCTCCAGGCCTTGTCTGAGACCGTCAGGGGTATGGTCACCCCTCCTATTTTTAAGTACCTATACTAGTATTTACTTATCATTTTCTGTAAACCAACTTGcttttatttactaaaatatattcatttattttacagctttattgaggtgtaactGGCATACATTGACAGTgtaatgtgattatttttaaagaaaatgtaatattatcCTGGATATGGGGACCAGAGCCACTTGTCATAAATTAAAGGTAACTGTAAAATTAAATTcaacgaaaacaaaacaacataaatcCTCTCTACATCCGTTGCCGACCCGAGGCTCTGAGTTGCTCTCTCTGGGAGAACAGGGAGGTTGGCACTAAAGACACATTAGCTCTGAACAGAGAATTTCCCCTCAACATTAtcaaaaagatggaagaaaagaaaagggaattatTTCGTTGCTGGGTGATAACATGTTTCCTCTGCTCCAACAGCCCTGCTACAAAAAACATCAAGAAAATAGGCtgggatcacgcctgtaatcccagcactttgggaggccgagatgggcagattgattgaggtcaggagttcaaaaccagcctggccaacatgatgaaacctcgtctctactaaaaatataaaaattagccagccatggtggcacacgcctgtaattgcagctactcaggagactgaggcaggagaattgcttgaacccaggaggcagaagttgcagtgagccgagattgtaccagtgcctgggtgacaaagtgagattctgtctcaaaaaaaaaaaagaaagtagcagTACAAGAGGGTACCTGGTTAGAGTAAAATCGTGAGGAAGGTGCCTgctcttttttcccccctgaCTTCATCCACTGTCCACCCCACCTGCACCCTCAGTGGGAAGTCCCAGAGGCCTCCTCTGCCCCATCCCGGAGCTAACCGCGGGTCTAGGAGtcactcctctttcttctccctccaaCCCCTTCCCCTGGATCTGTTTGCATCACCAGCAAATGGAGTCTGGGGCCAAGTTCAGCCCACTTtccaattttgtaaataaagttttattggcataCAACCATGCCCATCCATGTACATGTCATCTATAGCTGTGTTAGCTCTACAATGGCAACTTTGAGTAGTTGCGGAAGAAACCACCCagcccacaaaaacaaaaatatttattacccaggcctttacagaaaaagtttgccgacTCCTGGTTTATATCTACAAGCCCTGTCACAGGCAAGGATGAGACCTGGTCAGGGCAGTGAGCCTAGAGAAGGGGAGACAGGACGGGCCACCGTCATTCCTGATCACTACTCTCCCCTCCCTCCATTCACTCAGCAAGGACCGCGGAGGGCGCGGGGCCGGCTCTGGGCCAGGTGCCCAAAGTCCAGTGGGGGAGGAAGCAGGCAGGGCATCCCGGAGCTCCCAGGCCTGTGGGTCCCCAGATGGTTGCAAAAGGGCCTCCAGTAGGGCAATTCGGATTGAAGGAAAGGAGAATGAACTAGAAGGCTTGTGTTGAGGCCACGAGGCATCCAGTGCAAAGCCGCAGTCCCAAGGGTGGCTGACTGAGAGCAGTGAGGGGAACTGAAGTTGGAGGGGCCCAGGCCTGAGCTGAGGCCTAAGAGGGGGATTAGGGGGAGAACGGAGCCCAGCCCAGAGGAGAGAGGGGCTCGCGGCATGGTGTTCCCAACATACCCAGCCCGTCTCCTTCCACCCCTGCAGCTGCGAGGTGCGCCCAGGACCGGAGTTCCTGACCCGTGCCTACACCTTCTACCCCAGCCGGCTCTTTCGAGCCCACCAGTTCTACTACGAGGACCCCTTCTGCGGAAAGCCTGCCCACTCGCTGCTCGTCAAGGGCAAAGTCCGCCTGCGCCGGGCCTCCTGGGTCACCCGGGGAGCCACCGAGGCCGACTACTACCTGCACAAGGTGGGCATCGTCTTCCACAGCCGCCGGGCCCTGCTCGACGTCTCCGGGCGCCTCAACCAGACCCGCGCCGGCCGGGACTGCGCGCGGCGGCTGCCCCCGGCCCGGGCCTGGATGCCCGGGGCGCTGTACGAGCTGCGGAGCGCCCGGGCCCAGGGGGACTGCCTGGAGGCGCTGGGCCTCAGCATGCACGAGCTCAGCCTGGTCCGCGTGCAGCGCCGCCTGCAGCCGCAGCCCCGGGCGGCGCCCCGGTTGGTGGAGGAGCTGTACCTGGGGGACATCCACACCGACCCGGCCGAGAGGCGGCACTACCGGCCCACCGGCTACCAGCGCCCGCTGCAGAGCGCACTGGTGAGTGGGGCGGGGGGGGTCTCGGGGGACAAGCTCGGAGCTCAGCCCCGCAGCTTTGCAAGATCTGGGCCAGCCCAGGGCTCTGGCTGCCCGGCTCTCATCACTGCCCTTCCCCACTCTGGTCCACGTGCCTCAGGACATTTGCGCACCCTGTTCACGCTGCTGGAGACATATTTTTTCAGCCTTTACAAGGCTGGCGGGCCTCTGGTCGGCCTTCCCACGCTGgtcctccccagcccctgtccTCGTGGGCACTGCAGGATCTCGTTTCTGCCcctgctgggcacagaggcttgGGCGGGTGTCCCCCTCCCTTGGTTCTCGGCTGAAATATCCACTCCAGTTCCCATTCTACTGTTCCCCGTTTCCCGAGAGTGACCTTGCCAGCTCTCAGCCCGTTCTGAAGCTCTGTTGGTGACTTGTTTATTGCCTCTCCCTCTGGCGCTAGGTCCTTCACAAGGGTGGGGTCACAGCGGGCACCTAGCACGACGGGTCAGGCACACGATCAGGACCAATAAATGTGGATGGATGAATTAGGGAGAGGGCAGCTTTCCTCCAGGGTGCCGCTGGGGCCGCGCACACCAGCCCTGATGCCGGTCCCTTGAAATCTCAGTGCGAGCCTCACACCGACCTAGCCGCACAGCCACTGGGGCGCCACTCCCACCCACTCCCAAACCAGACGGCGAAGACACGTGGCCTGGGCTTCTTGTGAGAAGGCCGAAAGGGATCCGTCAGGTGTGGGGGGAGCCCGGGGttctgcatttccagcaagcCGTCCGGGGTGTGGGGAGGCTGCAGTCTAAAGGAAACCGCCCTGTCTTTGACATGCTCCCCCTTGACTCCAGCACGAATTTCATTTAAGCTGATTAACCTAGATTTTAGATGAAGCCATGGCCCGCATACCATCCTAATTTGGGGAAGATCTAGtagcaccccacacacacacttttttttttttttttgccaggtgAGCAAACAGGCAGAAAGAAACATAACTTTACTGTATAATGGCTCCTGGCACATAGCTCAGAGCCTGGCTCCTACAAGGGTGTGGACCTAGGACCTTCCCAGTGTCAGAGAACCCTCTGGTGGCTGGTGAGGCCTAAGGACCCCTCTtcagaaaatctgtttttaaaagcataagagAAAATACGTGGGATTTAAATGAAAACCAGTTCTATTAAAATAGTTacccaagttttaaaatattaatttgtgaTATAGAAAAACGATAAATGTGAAATCTTTATTTGCCCTCATTTCAAAGCAGGATGACTGCAAACCATGTTTCCAGTACCTACAACGCTGTTAGCGTCATACAAAGTCAGAGGTTCTGCTGACGCTACTGGGGCGTGTTGCCTCCATTTACAATGAGAAgaaatgttaacttttattaGTGAAAGGTTAGTGAAAATGAAGTTGAGGTTAGCATTCCAGGCGAAAAACCTCTGTACAAGGCACCCAATGCGTATTTCTTGAGTGCACAAATGAGCAGATGGAGGGAGGATTGATGAATgggtgtggatggatggatgggttcAGCATCCCCATGAAATCCTCTTGGAGCTCTTAGGCCACCTTCACATCATTCAGCATGTATCTGTTGCCTACTGTGTACTAGACATTCAAGGAACTAAACCAGATGAGGCAACTTCTCACCCCTGGCAGCAGCCACTTGTCACTGCCCCAATGTGGGAGCACTGTGGATGAGACAGACCGGAAGCCtgccttcctccccctccccctccccttctccaaACCGAGGATCTCAGTAGCAGAGGAGGAACATGACACGAAGTTCTCATAATCAGAAAATCAGCCTCAGAGTTCTTTTTATGACCTCGAAATTATTCCCTTTTTGGCAACCAATGTTCTAGGCTGGTGTGGCGTTAATCCTACTTAGTTCAGAGAAGGCGCTAGTGGTGAGTTGATTACCGGCCGCCACCACCTCATTAGGAGGGGAAACTGCTCTGAATGCAGAGAGGACAGATCCCCCGGGGCTGCGGAGGCTGACAATTTCATGCGTCCCCAGGCAGGACTCTGGGGCCATGGCTGTCCCTGCTCTCCCTGCTGCCTGGCTAACCCGGGTGGCCAATCCAGCCCGAAATGGGATTGAGAAGcaaaacacatagaaatgaaTGCAGAGATGAACAGTGCCAGATGTACAGACCTTAAATTAAAGGTCTGCTCACCAGCGGCTCCtctccttggggaaaaaaaaagaaaaaagaaagagaaaagacagatcaTTTCAAAGAAGGAACTGCTGCAGAGAAATCCCCAAGAAATGAATCGGTTGTTGCCTTACGCTCTCTGGGGCCCACGCCCTGCCCACGACCCAAACCAGATGGTAAACATGAACATTTTTAGAAGTTAATTTAAAACCAATTGGATCCCCAAATTCATTGCCTGGATATAGAATCCTAATCAATCAGCCAACTCTGGACCAAAATTATCTGAGCCTGGTGTCACCTCTGGGGGTTAATTAGAAACTGTTATGTAGTGTTTGAGAAATAACTTTATGTAACAGGCTTAAATGAGTAAGAGTTTGGTTTCTGTACAAGTGTGAATTCTGCCTGCCGGGGGCCTTGTTTACTAACGCAGGAGACTTCAGACCTCTGCAGAAAGATGCCCGGAAGACTTCCCATGGAGCCGGGAACCTTGTCTCACCACCTTCAAAAGCACCAGAGAAGGAAATGCCTTTTCTCACCCCTCTTTCACCTTAAAAGTTTGCTGGTTCTCCATTTGCTTCTGCTCTGCAGAAAACTGCTTGCCCCAAATTACTAACCAGCATCCCCAAACGCCCTAGCTGCAGAGaacctcttttgtttgtttgtccttTGTGGTGGGTAAGGAGAGCTCTGGGATTATTTTGCTGTAATGCATTACGTCCTCTCAATATACATTAGTGTGACATAGAGTCAACTCCCATCAGCTGACATCCCCATCACCAACACTCCAGCTAACTATCAAGCTTGCTTGCTCATGTCACAAACATTTTTGCAGCCATTTGCTAGCATTTCAGAGAACCATCAAGCTCTCTGGGCCAAAATCCCCATCACCaaagccaagatggtctccaatGTTATATAAATCAAGGAAACTTAAGGttcattatagaaataaaaaataacagcttATAAAATgacacccccccaaaaaaaaaaaaaaacactgttatCAATCATCCAATCATCCAATATTTTCCTTCTAAACCAGAACTTCTAAATGTTACTTGTCTGGCATGAAACTCACTCAGTACTGTATGGAACTCAGCAGTGCTATACGGAAATCTTGGGAGTTttgcaagaaaaaatatattggagCTAATTTCCCAGCTGGGCCCTCAAAACGCCCCCTTCCTGTGCCTGTCCTGGCTGGACTGCAACTCTAAGTTTCCTTCTGGAATGGCAACAGCAGGAGATGTTTGCTTGTTCCCACATCAGCTTTGACAAGTTCCAAGGCCATTTACCTTCCAGAACGGTGCTCTGGCCTCAAGTCTGGGCAGCAGCTGcttttttagaaacaaaataggagaaggggaaggagagggagaaagaaggaagaagtctGTATCGCATTCCTTTTAGTGTCTGCGGAGCCTTTTCACTCCAAAACGCAGACTACTCCCACGCAATTTAGTTTAGCATCTGTTTCCTGTTAACGTGTTTTATGGTAAACGCAGCTCACGAGAGTTTGTAAGGCAGGGACAACTGTAAATAAAGGCAAAGATGGAGGAAAATCAACTCATAGCCTGGGACAAGTGAGGGTGTGGCGGCACCTGTAGACCTAAGTGTGGTCGGTTTTCCCTATAACAAATAACATGAGAATGAACATCTTTGAGCCACAGCTCTTTATGAGATTTCAATTATCTCCTTTGCACAGACTTAAGCAATGGGTTTCCaaagacatattttttatttttttatttttttgtgagacggagtcttgctctgtcactcaggctggagtgcagtggcacaatctcagctcactacagcctctgcctcccagattcaagcaattctacatcagtctcccaagtagctgggatcacagacgtgcaccaccacacctggctaatttttgtattttttgtagagacggcatttcaccatgttggccaggatggtcttgatctcctgatctcgtgatccattgatctatctgccttggcttcccaaagtgctgggataacaggcgtgagacactgcacccggcctattttttttttttttagatgttgtcttgctctgtcccccaggctggagtacagtggtgtgatcttggctcactgcaacttccacctcccgggttcaagctattctcctgcctcagcctcccgagtagctgggattacaggcatgtgccgccacacctggctaatttttgtatttctggtagagatgggttttcaccgtgttggccaggctggtcttgaactcctgacctcaaatgatctgcccacctcagcctcccaaagtgctgggattatagatgtgagccaccacgctcggctcaGACATATTTTGATGGCTTTTGATCCTTGTTGCCATATTCACTTTCCATGGGGTAGGTAGAGCAAATGATGTGCACCTTCCACTGTGAGATTTCTAAAGACAAAAATCCTCTATTCTCTACCTGTAGGGAAGATGTAACCTGCTATGAGCACAGGAGAGTGGGAGCTCAGACAGCCGGGTGCAAGCCAGGCTGCATTTCAGCTGGTCTCTGCCACTTCCAGGCTGGACAACCTGGGCAGTCCAGCCGGTCCTCTGGGTGTCAGCTCCCTCAGCTATAACATGTACCAGTTGCCCGGGAAGTGCTTAGCATAGTTCCTGGCACTTCGGAAACACCTAGAAGAGTGAGCTAGAAAAAAAAGATCAACTTTCACGGTCAAATTCCAGGACCAAGCAGACTGGGCATGAGCAAGGACAACTTCTGTCAGGTCCCAAGACGAAGGCCACCTGTGCTTCCATTCAtttctcatttattcatgcaACAAATGTGTGCTTGCTGCGAGCCAAGCCCTGTGCTGTGGGGATGGGGTAGCCGCAGAGGCAGTCCCGGCTTTCTAGGGCTTTTTAGGACTGTAAGGCATAATGCGTTCCAGTTTGATGAGGGGCGAGGGGTAGAGAGAAGAGAGTCTCAGGGGGTGGAATGAGGAAGATAAAAGAGGGTGATGTGCCAACCCTGAGCCCCACCTTATATGGGGCATTCGGGAAAGCTCTCTCTGGTGCCCAGCAGAGACCTAGTAAGAAGGAGCTGGCGGGGAGTTCAGACGGCAGGAGACCCAAGGCCCGAGGGATACAGGGGCTGACCTCCATCAAGGAGGCCCTCCTGGCTGAAGCAAAAAGGCCGTCCTGACTGAAGGCAGggagtgaggagagagagaggagggagggacaggCCGCACCTCACTCTGCCTTTTCACCCCTACAGAGCTGGGGTTCCTTTCCAGGCTGCACCCCAACTTCTCCCTGTGGGACAACCACcgtttttctgtttgtctttcgCCAGCACCACGTGCGGCCGTGCCCAGCCTGTGGCCTCATTGCCCGCTCTGATGTGCACCACCCACCCGTGCTGCCGCCCCCTCTGGCCCTGCCCCTGCGCCTGGGCGGCTGGTGGGTCAGCTCGGGATGCGAGGTGCGCCCAGCGGTCCTGTTCCTCACCCGGCTCTTCACTTTCCACGGGCACAGCCGCTCCTGGGAGGGGTATTACCATCACTTCTCAGACCCAGCCTGCCAGCAGCCCACCTTCACCGTGTATGCCGCCGGCCGCTACACCAGGGGCACGCCGTCCACCAGGGTCCGCGGCGGCACCGAGCTGGTGTTCGAGGTTACACGGGCCCATGTAACTCCCATGGACCAGGTCACCACGGCcatgcttaacttctctgagccacgCAGCTGTGGGGGTGCAGGGGCCTGGTCCGTGGGCACTGAGCGGGATGTCACAGCCACCAATGGCTGCCTGCCGCTGGGCATCCGGCTCCCACACGTGGAGTATGAGCTTTTCAAGATGGAGCAAGACCCCCTCGGGCAAAGCCTGCTCTTCATCGGACAAAGGCCCACCGATGGGTCAAGTCCTGATACCCCAGAGAAACGCCCCACCTCCTACCAAGCACCCTTGGTGCTCTGTCGGGGAGAAGCCCCCGACTTCTCCAGGCCTCCGCAGCACCGGCCATTGCTGCAGAAGCACCCCAGCACAGGGGGTCTTCGCGTAGCCCCCCTCCCACTTCTGCCCCTAGTTCTAGGGCTGGCTTTCCTCTACTGGCTATGACATTGGACTTGACATCAGGATGGTGGCTCTGGACACCCATTCAACTCTTCAGACTCCCTCCTGGAAACTGTAGGGAAGGAACCATTCTCCTCtgctctgtcatgg encodes the following:
- the APCDD1L gene encoding protein APCDD1-like, which produces MLAAMLPYACVLVLLGAHTALVAGEAGGSRLRWEPRCQPPLPDRVPSTAILPPRLNGPWISTGCEVRPGPEFLTRAYTFYPSRLFRAHQFYYEDPFCGKPAHSLLVKGKVRLRRASWVTRGATEADYYLHKVGIVFHSRRALLDVSGRLNQTRAGRDCARRLPPARAWMPGALYELRSARAQGDCLEALGLSMHELSLVRVQRRLQPQPRAAPRLVEELYLGDIHTDPAERRHYRPTGYQRPLQSALHHVRPCPACGLIARSDVHHPPVLPPPLALPLRLGGWWVSSGCEVRPAVLFLTRLFTFHGHSRSWEGYYHHFSDPACQQPTFTVYAAGRYTRGTPSTRVRGGTELVFEVTRAHVTPMDQVTTAMLNFSEPRSCGGAGAWSVGTERDVTATNGCLPLGIRLPHVEYELFKMEQDPLGQSLLFIGQRPTDGSSPDTPEKRPTSYQAPLVLCRGEAPDFSRPPQHRPLLQKHPSTGGLRVAPLPLLPLVLGLAFLYWL